Proteins from a genomic interval of Brucella intermedia LMG 3301:
- a CDS encoding DUF995 domain-containing protein → MKHLKFEAKFGAMFEGGRTLSLRSRRVLPFLIVLAGISAPAGASPSAKDGLPDGARPMTPAELYMLYHDKSWQWTDGSGRMESQNRRFTARVDGEKGKVWAEGRWRITRSGQMCFDAKWHMDEGVFPNKTCFSHRIAGGTIYQKREPDGVWYVFRHAGGNKDDEARKLISIETITPDREALNLALPVAQSPTQ, encoded by the coding sequence ATGAAACATTTGAAGTTTGAGGCGAAGTTTGGGGCGATGTTTGAGGGTGGGCGGACCCTCTCGTTGCGGAGCAGGCGCGTTCTGCCATTCCTCATCGTGCTTGCCGGGATCAGCGCGCCAGCCGGTGCGTCGCCATCCGCAAAGGATGGGCTGCCCGACGGCGCTCGCCCGATGACGCCCGCCGAGCTTTACATGCTCTATCACGACAAGAGCTGGCAGTGGACCGATGGTTCCGGGCGCATGGAAAGCCAGAACCGCCGGTTCACCGCGCGGGTCGATGGCGAGAAGGGCAAGGTCTGGGCCGAAGGCCGCTGGCGCATCACAAGGTCGGGGCAGATGTGCTTCGATGCGAAGTGGCATATGGATGAGGGTGTATTCCCCAACAAGACCTGTTTCTCCCACCGCATCGCCGGTGGGACCATCTATCAGAAACGAGAGCCGGACGGCGTCTGGTATGTCTTCCGCCATGCGGGCGGAAACAAGGATGACGAGGCGCGCAAGCTCATCTCCATCGAAACGATAACACCGGACAGGGAAGCGTTGAATCTGGCGCTGCCCGTTGCCCAATCGCCAACGCAATAA
- a CDS encoding UDP-glucose dehydrogenase family protein: protein MKIAVIGTGYVGLVSGVCFAAWGHEVVCVDKDERKIVRLERGIVPIYEPGLEELVERNFAFGRLRFTTDLAEAVKGASVVFIAVGTPARAGHGDADLSFVYMAARELAPLIDDHSVVVIKSTVPVGTGDVVQKIIGSVKRPGSFSVASNPEFLREGVAISDFLEPDRVVIGVEDERARSMLVTLYAPPLEPRQTPILITQRRTAELIKYAANAFLATKITFINELADLCEEVGSDVSELALGMGLDKRIGTSFLNAGPGYGGSCFPKDTLALLRTAQDHGVALRLVEETVTVNEARKRRMALKVLDALGGSAEGRTIAILGLTFKPDTDDMRDAPSIPLVETLQRFGASIRAYDPAGMENARRLLSDVEFHDDPYDCLNMADAAVVVTEWDSIRKLDLVRMKQTMRDPVIIDLRNVFSPAIAGSLGFRISTIGHPVQQRQERRATNVLPQARIRQSQEPLTGARNLKVVGGSNETFEV, encoded by the coding sequence ATGAAGATCGCTGTCATCGGTACGGGCTATGTCGGATTGGTCAGTGGCGTGTGTTTCGCGGCCTGGGGACACGAAGTCGTCTGCGTCGACAAGGACGAGCGGAAGATCGTCCGGCTGGAACGCGGCATCGTGCCGATCTACGAGCCGGGGCTGGAGGAGCTGGTGGAACGCAACTTCGCCTTTGGGCGGCTCCGTTTCACGACCGATCTGGCGGAGGCCGTCAAGGGCGCGTCGGTTGTCTTCATTGCCGTGGGAACGCCTGCGCGCGCTGGCCACGGGGATGCCGACCTGTCCTTCGTCTATATGGCCGCTCGTGAACTCGCGCCGCTGATCGACGATCATAGCGTCGTGGTGATCAAGTCCACCGTTCCGGTCGGCACTGGCGATGTGGTGCAGAAGATCATCGGTTCGGTCAAAAGGCCGGGAAGCTTCTCCGTCGCATCCAATCCGGAGTTTCTGCGCGAGGGCGTGGCCATTAGCGATTTTCTGGAGCCGGATCGCGTCGTGATCGGCGTCGAGGATGAGCGCGCGCGCTCCATGCTGGTCACCCTTTACGCTCCGCCGCTCGAACCCCGGCAGACGCCGATCCTCATCACGCAGCGGCGGACGGCGGAACTCATCAAATATGCCGCCAACGCCTTTCTCGCCACCAAGATCACCTTCATCAACGAGCTGGCGGATCTGTGTGAGGAAGTCGGCAGCGATGTCAGCGAACTGGCGCTCGGCATGGGGCTGGACAAGCGTATCGGGACGAGTTTCCTGAATGCGGGGCCGGGTTATGGCGGCTCCTGTTTTCCGAAGGATACGCTTGCGCTTCTGCGCACCGCCCAGGACCACGGGGTGGCCCTGCGGCTGGTCGAGGAAACGGTCACGGTCAATGAAGCGCGCAAGCGCCGCATGGCGCTGAAGGTGCTGGATGCGCTTGGCGGCAGCGCCGAAGGCCGCACGATTGCCATCCTCGGCCTGACGTTCAAGCCCGACACGGACGACATGCGCGACGCACCGTCCATTCCACTTGTCGAGACCTTGCAGCGTTTTGGCGCCAGCATTCGCGCCTATGATCCGGCGGGGATGGAGAATGCCCGCCGCCTTCTCAGCGACGTCGAGTTCCATGACGACCCCTATGACTGCCTGAACATGGCCGACGCCGCCGTGGTCGTGACCGAATGGGACAGTATTCGCAAGCTCGACCTCGTCCGGATGAAGCAGACCATGCGGGACCCGGTAATCATCGACCTGCGCAATGTCTTTTCACCGGCGATTGCCGGGAGCCTGGGTTTCCGGATTTCGACAATCGGCCATCCTGTTCAACAGCGGCAGGAAAGAAGAGCAACAAACGTTCTGCCGCAGGCGCGCATCCGTCAATCGCAAGAACCTTTGACGGGTGCGCGCAACCTCAAGGTCGTGGGAGGTTCAAATGAAACATTTGAAGTTTGA
- a CDS encoding glycosyltransferase family 2 protein → MTRRELHPVTGGDTGETEPLLTPIFTGRKRVEYVVGIVLWALALAYFWQWWLISATPNHLAGYILVTALLAWITILPLYFITIFFHAARPTGPLRIPAGSRVAMVVTKAPSEPFEVVAETLRAMLAQDVPHDTWLADEDPSPATLAWCREHGVYVSTRRGRADYHRQSWPRRTRCKEGNLAFFYDHYGYERYDFVSQLDADHVPEPGYLFNILRPFADPAVGYVSAPSICDRNAHESWSARGRLYVEASMHGSLQAGYNGGFAPVCIGSHYAVRTAALKEIGGLGPELAEDHSTTLFMNAHGWRGVHALDAIAHGDGPRTFADLVTQEFQWSRSLVMILLQYTPKLIGRLPLRLKIQFLFSQLWYPLYAFFLALTFVLPIAILAYGDNFASVTYPAFLMHFMPQSLVILALAFWWRSSETFRPVDGRIFSWEAMLFLLARWPWVLAGTFAAFRDWLTGSFVDFRVTPKGSSEVDPVPLRVIAPYALISGVSILPVLVVSGADQTRGFFIFAIINACFYLFLMAMIVIQHTRENQVRMTNRLYRPAMACSFTALVALTGFTTAERGRDGIEALSWGTKSFTLFDDRFSVAGAGRGGRDVHRTVFNPRWRTGAPSAVN, encoded by the coding sequence ATGACACGGCGCGAGCTTCACCCAGTCACTGGTGGCGATACAGGCGAAACGGAACCCTTGCTGACGCCCATCTTCACTGGCCGCAAGCGGGTGGAGTATGTGGTTGGCATTGTCCTCTGGGCCCTCGCCCTCGCCTATTTCTGGCAATGGTGGCTCATCAGCGCCACGCCCAATCACCTTGCGGGTTATATTCTGGTGACGGCGCTCCTGGCCTGGATCACGATCCTGCCGCTTTATTTCATCACCATTTTCTTCCACGCGGCGCGCCCCACCGGCCCGCTTCGCATCCCTGCTGGAAGCCGCGTTGCCATGGTCGTCACCAAGGCGCCGTCTGAGCCGTTCGAGGTGGTGGCTGAAACCTTGCGCGCCATGCTGGCGCAGGATGTGCCGCACGATACCTGGCTTGCCGATGAGGACCCTTCGCCCGCGACGCTTGCCTGGTGCCGGGAACATGGCGTGTACGTTTCCACGCGCAGGGGACGTGCCGATTATCATCGGCAAAGCTGGCCGCGCCGCACCCGGTGCAAGGAAGGCAATCTCGCCTTCTTCTACGATCACTATGGCTATGAGCGCTATGATTTCGTGTCGCAGCTCGATGCCGATCATGTGCCTGAGCCGGGCTATCTCTTCAACATTCTGCGGCCCTTCGCCGATCCCGCGGTTGGTTATGTTTCCGCGCCAAGCATTTGTGATCGCAATGCGCATGAAAGCTGGTCGGCCCGCGGGCGTCTCTATGTGGAAGCCAGCATGCATGGCTCGCTGCAGGCCGGTTACAACGGAGGCTTTGCCCCGGTCTGCATCGGCTCTCATTATGCGGTACGCACGGCAGCGCTGAAGGAAATCGGCGGCCTTGGACCCGAACTGGCCGAGGATCATTCCACGACCCTGTTCATGAATGCGCATGGCTGGCGCGGCGTTCATGCGCTGGATGCCATCGCCCATGGCGACGGTCCACGCACCTTTGCCGATCTTGTGACGCAGGAATTCCAGTGGTCGCGCAGCCTCGTGATGATCCTGTTGCAATATACGCCGAAGCTGATCGGTCGCTTGCCGCTGCGCCTGAAGATCCAGTTTCTGTTCTCGCAGCTTTGGTATCCTCTCTATGCTTTCTTTCTGGCGCTGACATTCGTTCTGCCGATAGCCATTCTGGCTTATGGTGATAATTTCGCCAGCGTTACCTATCCCGCTTTCCTGATGCACTTCATGCCGCAATCGCTCGTGATTTTGGCGCTGGCATTCTGGTGGCGGTCGAGCGAGACGTTCCGCCCTGTCGACGGCAGGATTTTCAGCTGGGAAGCGATGCTGTTCCTGCTGGCACGCTGGCCCTGGGTTCTGGCTGGAACCTTCGCAGCCTTCCGTGACTGGCTGACCGGTTCCTTTGTCGATTTTCGTGTCACGCCGAAAGGCTCATCCGAGGTCGATCCGGTGCCACTGCGGGTGATCGCGCCCTATGCGCTGATCTCCGGTGTGTCCATTCTGCCTGTCCTCGTGGTCAGCGGTGCCGATCAGACGCGAGGCTTCTTCATCTTCGCCATCATCAATGCGTGTTTCTACCTGTTCCTGATGGCGATGATCGTCATCCAGCACACGCGGGAAAATCAGGTGCGCATGACGAACCGCCTCTATCGGCCGGCAATGGCATGCAGTTTCACGGCGCTGGTGGCGTTGACAGGCTTCACCACTGCCGAACGCGGGCGCGACGGCATCGAGGCTCTGAGCTGGGGCACAAAAAGCTTCACGCTCTTTGACGACCGCTTCTCGGTTGCAGGGGCTGGCAGAGGCGGGCGCGACGTTCACCGGACAGTCTTCAACCCACGCTGGCGCACCGGTGCGCCCAGCGCAGTAAACTAG
- the galE gene encoding UDP-glucose 4-epimerase GalE, with protein MTRPTILVTGGAGFIGSHTAKLLHESGFSPVVYDNLSTGHRSSVRWGEFVEGDTLSQDQLVAAITSFDPAAIIHFAASAYVGESVTDPAKYYRNNVGGIQSVLEASRLTGGRPVIFSSSCATYGIPNALPIREGEMQRPINPYGRTKLIAEHMLADYSAAYGLPYAALRYFNACGADLDGELGERHDPETHLIPRAMLAAAGKADCLEVYGDDYETPDGTCIRDYIHVVDLARAHVLAVEHLLNGGGNLVLNLGTGRGTSIREIVDAIDRLTGRRVPVEMRPRRAGDPPVLYADPSEAAAKLGFRTLHSDLDTIIRTAAPFFGLEMRT; from the coding sequence ATGACACGGCCGACCATACTCGTCACCGGCGGTGCAGGCTTCATCGGAAGCCATACGGCGAAGCTTCTGCATGAGAGCGGATTCTCGCCGGTCGTCTATGACAACCTGTCGACGGGTCACCGGTCTTCCGTTCGCTGGGGCGAGTTTGTCGAGGGCGACACGCTTTCCCAGGATCAGCTTGTCGCTGCCATCACGAGCTTTGATCCGGCAGCCATCATCCACTTTGCGGCCTCGGCTTATGTGGGGGAATCCGTCACGGACCCCGCGAAATATTATCGCAACAATGTCGGCGGCATCCAGTCCGTTCTGGAGGCGAGCCGCCTGACGGGCGGACGCCCTGTCATCTTTTCATCGAGCTGCGCCACCTATGGCATTCCGAATGCGCTGCCGATCCGCGAGGGTGAAATGCAGCGCCCCATCAACCCCTATGGGCGCACGAAGCTGATCGCCGAACATATGCTGGCCGACTATTCGGCAGCCTATGGCTTGCCCTATGCGGCACTGCGCTATTTCAACGCCTGCGGCGCCGATCTGGATGGCGAACTGGGCGAAAGGCACGATCCCGAAACCCATCTGATACCGCGCGCCATGCTGGCTGCGGCGGGAAAGGCGGATTGCCTCGAAGTTTACGGCGATGATTACGAAACGCCGGATGGCACCTGCATCCGCGACTATATTCATGTCGTCGATCTGGCGCGGGCGCATGTGCTTGCGGTCGAACATCTTCTGAATGGCGGTGGAAACCTCGTTCTCAATCTGGGAACCGGGCGCGGAACATCCATCAGGGAAATCGTGGATGCGATAGACCGGCTGACCGGCCGCAGGGTGCCCGTCGAAATGCGGCCGCGCCGGGCGGGCGACCCGCCCGTGCTTTATGCCGATCCATCGGAGGCTGCGGCAAAGCTCGGCTTCCGCACGCTCCATTCCGATCTCGATACGATCATCCGCACGGCTGCGCCCTTCTTTGGGCTGGAGATGCGGACATGA
- a CDS encoding UDP-glucuronic acid decarboxylase family protein — translation MSTRRILVAGGAGFLGSHLCERLLNEGNFVVCVDNFSTGRLENLRNLLRYDTFSFVRHDIVNPIDLPVDEIYNLACPASPPHYQADPVHTMKTSVIGSLNLLELAAHYQARIFQASTSEVYGDPQTHPQPEAYWGNVNSFGPRSCYDEGKRSAETLFYDFHKQYGVDIRIVRIFNTYGPRMRPDDGRVVSNFIVQALKREDITIYGDGSQTRSFCYVDDLIEGFSRLMNSQVRKPVNLGNPGEFTVRELAEQIIALTGSSSRIVYRPLPTDDPRQRRPDIMLAKRELGWEPQIALVEGLKQTIAYFERQLVRPTGELFEVAR, via the coding sequence ATGTCGACGCGGCGCATCCTTGTCGCCGGTGGCGCGGGGTTTCTTGGCTCTCATCTTTGCGAACGTCTTCTGAACGAAGGAAACTTCGTCGTCTGCGTCGATAATTTTTCGACCGGACGGCTTGAGAACCTGCGCAATCTCCTGCGTTACGACACGTTCAGCTTCGTTCGCCACGATATCGTCAACCCGATCGATCTGCCGGTGGACGAGATCTACAATCTGGCATGCCCGGCTTCGCCGCCGCATTATCAGGCTGATCCGGTGCATACGATGAAGACGAGCGTCATCGGCTCGCTCAACCTGCTTGAGCTTGCAGCACATTACCAGGCCCGGATTTTTCAGGCATCGACTTCGGAAGTCTACGGCGATCCGCAGACGCATCCGCAGCCGGAAGCCTATTGGGGCAATGTCAATTCCTTCGGTCCCCGGTCCTGCTACGACGAAGGCAAGCGCTCCGCCGAAACGCTGTTCTACGATTTTCACAAGCAGTATGGCGTCGATATCCGCATCGTGCGCATCTTCAACACCTATGGCCCGCGCATGCGGCCCGACGACGGGCGCGTCGTGTCGAACTTCATCGTTCAGGCCCTCAAGCGTGAAGACATCACCATCTATGGCGACGGCTCGCAGACCCGCTCCTTCTGCTATGTCGACGATCTGATCGAAGGCTTCAGCCGGCTGATGAACAGCCAGGTCCGCAAGCCCGTCAATCTGGGCAATCCGGGAGAGTTCACCGTGCGTGAACTCGCCGAGCAGATCATTGCACTGACCGGTTCGTCATCGCGGATCGTCTATCGTCCGCTGCCGACCGACGATCCGCGCCAGCGCCGTCCCGACATCATGCTCGCCAAGCGCGAGCTTGGCTGGGAACCGCAGATAGCGCTTGTCGAAGGGCTGAAGCAGACGATCGCCTATTTCGAACGCCAGCTTGTCAGGCCGACGGGCGAGCTTTTCGAGGTGGCGAGATGA
- a CDS encoding shikimate dehydrogenase, with amino-acid sequence MELRSEVTKRRIHVGLIGANIQRSLSPAMHMREGEAAGLAYRYDIIDLAEKGRSASDLPALVAEAEAAGFSGLNITHPCKQAAVALVDELSPHAFALQSINTVVFSDGRRIGHNTDWWGYAEGFRRGLPGASLARVVLLGAGGAGVAVAYALAEMGALEVHIFDLDAAKVDAVIGKLVAVQPQCSFIAGSDLAGTLAGASGLVHATPTGMDAHPGLPLAPALVQPHLWVSDIVYFPLQTPLVRLAKERGCRVLDGGGMAVFQAVGAFELFSGIKADPDRMLAHFAQLQARN; translated from the coding sequence ATGGAATTGAGAAGTGAAGTGACGAAACGCCGTATTCATGTGGGCCTGATCGGCGCGAATATCCAGCGTTCGCTCTCACCGGCGATGCATATGCGGGAAGGCGAGGCGGCGGGTCTCGCCTATCGCTACGACATTATCGATCTTGCCGAGAAGGGGCGTTCAGCCAGCGATCTGCCCGCGCTTGTCGCGGAGGCGGAGGCTGCGGGTTTTTCCGGTCTCAACATCACCCACCCCTGCAAGCAGGCGGCGGTGGCGCTGGTCGATGAACTTTCGCCCCATGCTTTTGCCCTGCAATCGATCAACACGGTGGTGTTTTCCGATGGCAGGCGCATCGGCCACAACACCGACTGGTGGGGCTATGCGGAAGGGTTTCGTCGCGGCCTGCCGGGTGCGTCGCTTGCGCGTGTGGTGCTGCTCGGTGCGGGTGGGGCCGGGGTCGCCGTTGCCTACGCGCTCGCCGAGATGGGGGCGCTGGAAGTGCACATCTTCGACCTCGACGCCGCGAAGGTCGATGCGGTCATCGGCAAGCTCGTTGCGGTGCAGCCGCAATGCAGTTTCATTGCAGGTTCCGATCTCGCGGGAACGCTGGCGGGGGCATCTGGTCTGGTCCACGCGACGCCAACGGGCATGGATGCGCATCCCGGCCTGCCGCTCGCGCCCGCGCTGGTACAGCCTCACCTCTGGGTTTCCGATATCGTCTATTTTCCATTGCAGACGCCGCTGGTTCGGCTTGCGAAGGAGCGCGGATGCCGCGTGCTCGACGGCGGCGGGATGGCTGTGTTTCAGGCGGTCGGCGCATTCGAGCTCTTCAGTGGCATCAAAGCCGATCCGGACCGGATGCTTGCCCATTTCGCGCAGTTGCAGGCGCGGAACTAG
- a CDS encoding TetR/AcrR family transcriptional regulator: MAKALAKAQTRKNDPDATRENILDVAGREFVASGFSGARVDEIAAQTRTSKRMIYYYFGSKEGLYLAVLERAYGKIRALESSLSLDDQDPESAMRSLVESTFDHDDANPDFVRLVAVENIHRAEHMERSDVLSRQNVTILETIEKILERGREQGVFQRRISALDLHMLISAQCFFRVSNRHTFGAIFGTDLMASDVKARHRRLISDTIIALLKSPE; this comes from the coding sequence ATGGCAAAGGCGCTCGCCAAGGCGCAGACGCGCAAGAACGACCCGGATGCAACGCGGGAAAATATTCTCGACGTTGCGGGGCGGGAGTTCGTGGCATCGGGGTTTTCCGGCGCCCGCGTGGACGAGATCGCGGCGCAGACCCGCACGTCCAAGCGCATGATCTATTATTATTTCGGCAGCAAGGAGGGGCTTTATCTCGCCGTGCTGGAACGCGCCTATGGAAAGATACGTGCGCTGGAAAGCTCGCTGTCGCTCGACGATCAGGACCCGGAATCCGCCATGCGCAGTCTGGTGGAAAGCACTTTTGACCATGACGACGCCAATCCGGATTTCGTGCGGCTGGTCGCGGTGGAAAACATTCACCGCGCCGAACACATGGAGCGCTCCGATGTCCTGTCGCGCCAGAATGTGACCATTCTGGAAACGATCGAGAAAATCCTCGAACGCGGGCGCGAGCAGGGCGTTTTCCAGCGACGCATTTCCGCGCTCGACCTCCACATGCTGATCAGCGCGCAGTGCTTCTTCCGCGTGTCCAACAGGCACACATTCGGCGCGATCTTCGGCACCGACCTCATGGCCTCAGACGTGAAGGCGCGGCATCGCCGCCTGATCAGCGACACGATCATCGCCCTTTTGAAAAGCCCGGAATAG
- a CDS encoding bifunctional sugar phosphate isomerase/epimerase/4-hydroxyphenylpyruvate dioxygenase family protein, with product MKTSIATVSISGDLQQKLGAIAKAGFDGVEIFENDFLTFDESPRQVGQMARDLGLEITLFQPFRDFEGMPEPLRSRTFDRAERKFDLMQELGTDLVLVCSNVSPAAIGGIDRAADDFRELGERAARRNLRVGYEALAWGRHISDHRDAWEIVRRADHPNVGLILDSFHTLARKIDVNSIRSIPKDKLFIIQMADAPLIDMDLLYWSRHYRNMPGEGDLPVLDFMRAVAATGYDGYFSLEIFNDQFRGGSPAMIAADGRRSLIYLGDQVRRVEPDNRLTVPAMPPRAKVHRVGFVEFATHAEDAERLVAAVGALGFRLAGRHRTKEVALYRQGDINLVINTDTRGFASSAYAVHGTAAYAMGLVVDDAAQAHARAVAMGAENFEQPLDPGEIAMPAIRGVGGGLVYFLDEKTDLARIFDIEFEPVAGNETGAGVGLTRIDHVAQTMKFDELLTWLLFYTSLTESRKSPMVDIVDPGGVVRSQVVENDEGTLRITLNGAENRRTLAGRFIAETFGSGIQHLAFATDDIFATAAALRDNGFHTLEISPNYYDDLEARLGLDPEFTDRLKAANVLYDRDESGEYFQLYSPTDDQGFFFEVVQRQSYKGYGAANAIFRIAALRRYMRPAGMPKSAAAL from the coding sequence ATGAAGACTTCGATAGCAACCGTCTCCATCAGCGGCGATCTCCAGCAGAAACTGGGAGCCATCGCCAAGGCCGGTTTCGACGGGGTGGAGATTTTCGAGAATGATTTTCTCACCTTTGACGAAAGCCCCCGTCAGGTGGGCCAGATGGCGCGCGACCTGGGGCTGGAGATCACGCTTTTCCAGCCTTTCCGCGATTTTGAAGGCATGCCCGAACCTCTACGCAGCCGCACTTTCGACCGCGCCGAACGCAAGTTCGACCTGATGCAGGAGCTGGGCACCGATCTCGTTCTGGTCTGCTCCAACGTGTCGCCAGCTGCCATTGGCGGCATTGACCGCGCCGCGGATGATTTTCGCGAGCTTGGCGAGCGGGCGGCGCGGCGCAATCTGCGCGTCGGTTACGAGGCGCTCGCCTGGGGCCGCCATATCAGCGACCACCGCGATGCATGGGAGATCGTGCGCCGCGCCGACCATCCCAATGTCGGGCTGATCCTCGACAGTTTTCACACGCTGGCGCGCAAGATCGACGTGAATTCGATCCGCTCCATTCCGAAGGACAAGCTTTTCATTATCCAGATGGCGGATGCGCCTCTGATCGACATGGACCTGCTTTACTGGAGCCGCCATTATCGCAACATGCCGGGCGAGGGCGACCTGCCGGTGCTGGATTTCATGCGCGCGGTGGCCGCGACCGGCTATGACGGCTATTTCTCGCTGGAAATCTTCAACGACCAGTTCCGTGGCGGATCGCCCGCCATGATCGCTGCCGACGGACGCCGTTCGCTGATCTATCTTGGCGATCAGGTTCGCCGGGTCGAGCCGGACAACAGGCTGACGGTCCCCGCCATGCCGCCCCGCGCAAAGGTGCACCGGGTCGGCTTTGTCGAGTTTGCCACCCATGCCGAAGATGCAGAGCGACTGGTGGCCGCTGTCGGCGCGCTGGGCTTCAGGCTCGCTGGCAGGCATCGTACGAAAGAAGTGGCGCTCTACCGGCAGGGTGACATCAATCTCGTCATCAATACCGATACGCGCGGCTTTGCAAGCTCGGCCTATGCCGTTCACGGCACCGCAGCCTATGCAATGGGGCTCGTCGTGGACGATGCGGCGCAAGCCCATGCGCGCGCCGTTGCCATGGGTGCGGAGAATTTTGAACAACCGCTCGATCCGGGCGAAATCGCCATGCCCGCCATTCGTGGCGTTGGCGGCGGGCTGGTCTATTTTCTTGACGAAAAGACCGATCTGGCCCGCATCTTCGATATCGAGTTCGAGCCGGTTGCAGGCAATGAAACGGGTGCCGGTGTCGGCCTCACCCGCATCGATCATGTTGCCCAGACGATGAAGTTCGATGAGCTTCTGACCTGGCTCCTCTTCTATACCTCGCTCACGGAATCGCGGAAATCGCCCATGGTCGATATCGTCGATCCGGGCGGCGTCGTTCGCAGCCAGGTGGTGGAAAACGATGAGGGAACGCTGCGCATCACGCTCAACGGCGCGGAAAACCGTCGCACACTGGCCGGTCGCTTCATCGCCGAAACCTTCGGCTCGGGCATCCAGCATCTGGCCTTCGCCACGGACGATATCTTCGCGACGGCTGCGGCCCTGCGCGACAACGGCTTTCACACGCTGGAAATCTCGCCGAATTATTACGACGATCTGGAAGCGCGGCTCGGTCTCGACCCGGAATTCACCGACCGGCTCAAGGCTGCGAACGTGCTTTATGACCGCGACGAGAGCGGCGAATATTTCCAGCTCTATAGCCCGACCGACGATCAGGGCTTCTTTTTCGAAGTCGTGCAAAGGCAGAGCTACAAGGGGTATGGCGCGGCCAATGCGATCTTCCGCATTGCGGCGCTGCGGCGCTACATGCGCCCGGCGGGCATGCCGAAAAGTGCAGCGGCACTTTGA
- a CDS encoding TRAP transporter substrate-binding protein — translation MKKILKTMALGMVLPLALMTTTAMAEIRSQTIKFAAANSKGHPQVTGMEKFAELVKEKSGGQINVKLFPGGVLGSDPQTLSGLQGGVVEMTVMNAGILSSTVKAFEAVDLPFLFNSGEEADKVMDGPFGTNLLKRLPDTGLVGLAYWELGFRNLTNNRHPVAKLEDIAGLKIRTLQSPVPVALFNTLGANAVPLPYTELYTALETGTVDGQENPNANIINAKFYEVQKYLTLTRHQYNPQIVMISKKFWDRLNDEEKAVIEQAAVEARDYQRKVSREQDAIALDEIKKTGMQVTELTPEETARLRDAVKPIIDKFSAEIGAETVNELFAELKKVRGGN, via the coding sequence ATGAAGAAAATACTGAAGACAATGGCATTGGGCATGGTTCTGCCGCTGGCCCTGATGACGACCACGGCCATGGCCGAAATCCGTTCGCAGACCATCAAGTTTGCCGCCGCCAACAGCAAGGGCCATCCGCAGGTCACGGGCATGGAGAAATTTGCCGAGCTGGTGAAGGAAAAGAGCGGCGGGCAGATCAATGTGAAACTGTTTCCCGGCGGTGTGCTGGGCAGCGATCCGCAGACGCTTTCCGGCTTGCAGGGCGGCGTGGTGGAAATGACGGTAATGAATGCGGGCATCCTGTCCAGCACCGTCAAGGCATTCGAGGCTGTCGATCTGCCATTCCTGTTCAACAGCGGCGAGGAAGCCGACAAGGTCATGGATGGCCCGTTCGGCACCAACCTCCTGAAGCGCCTGCCCGATACGGGGCTGGTCGGGCTTGCCTATTGGGAACTCGGTTTCCGCAACCTGACCAACAACCGCCATCCGGTCGCGAAACTGGAGGATATTGCCGGGCTGAAGATCCGCACCCTGCAATCGCCGGTTCCTGTCGCCCTGTTCAATACGCTTGGCGCCAATGCGGTGCCGCTGCCCTATACCGAGCTTTACACGGCGCTTGAAACCGGCACTGTCGACGGGCAGGAAAATCCAAATGCCAACATCATCAATGCCAAGTTCTATGAAGTGCAGAAATATCTGACGCTGACGCGCCACCAGTACAATCCGCAGATCGTGATGATCAGCAAGAAGTTCTGGGATCGCCTCAACGATGAGGAAAAGGCGGTGATCGAACAGGCGGCGGTCGAGGCGCGCGATTATCAGCGCAAGGTTTCGCGTGAGCAGGATGCAATCGCACTCGACGAGATCAAGAAGACGGGCATGCAGGTGACCGAACTGACGCCGGAAGAAACCGCGCGCCTGCGCGATGCGGTAAAGCCGATCATCGACAAGTTCAGTGCCGAAATCGGTGCGGAAACCGTCAATGAGCTGTTTGCCGAATTGAAGAAGGTTCGCGGCGGAAATTAA